A section of the Candidatus Bathyarchaeota archaeon genome encodes:
- a CDS encoding phage terminase large subunit: MSAPDATEALKRLAEEPTLFAQLLLDFKPFSYQERLLNDQSERIIACMGRQTGKTTTIATKAIHYAYTHPKTTTLIVSPSLRQSMIMFDKILTFTQSNPYLKKSVTRKTHTLIKLTTGSQIIALPCSEHMLRGYTANLVICDEASFIPESIITEIIYPMISTTKGTTILLSTPWDKNHFFYKAFLNPTYSAHKIPSTENPSSRKNSLKK, encoded by the coding sequence ATGAGCGCCCCAGACGCCACAGAAGCGCTGAAACGGCTAGCCGAGGAACCAACGCTGTTTGCGCAGTTGCTTTTGGATTTTAAGCCGTTCTCCTACCAAGAGCGGCTCCTAAACGACCAATCCGAACGCATCATCGCCTGCATGGGACGACAAACAGGCAAAACCACCACCATAGCCACCAAAGCCATCCACTACGCCTACACCCACCCCAAAACCACAACGCTCATCGTTTCGCCTTCGCTGCGGCAGAGCATGATAATGTTCGACAAAATCCTCACATTCACCCAAAGCAACCCATACCTAAAGAAAAGCGTAACCAGAAAAACCCACACCCTAATCAAACTCACAACAGGCTCACAAATCATCGCCTTGCCTTGCAGCGAGCACATGCTAAGAGGCTACACGGCGAATTTGGTAATCTGTGACGAAGCCTCATTCATCCCAGAATCTATAATCACAGAAATCATCTACCCCATGATAAGCACAACCAAAGGCACTACAATCCTACTCTCCACACCATGGGACAAAAACCACTTCTTCTACAAAGCCTTCCTCAACCCAACCTACAGCGCCCACAAAATCCCCTCCACAGAAAACCCCTCATCCCGCAAGAATTCCTTGAAGAAATGA
- a CDS encoding GNAT family N-acetyltransferase, which translates to MTRRRPEHFHIAQLKRTYDRKTDTFTVNISYETAPTLLTERTKEVAEAFGLGVDQTRQFTLYDNVNIHIRPTDVVLITGDSGSGKSALLKAIKSDLGSEALDIKDIPINSNQPIIETIGTNTTTAIEALSQVGLNDAFIFLRPYNQLSEGQKHRYQAALLAASSKPFWIVDEFTSTLDRDTAKILAFNLQKLARKNGKAVIAATTHRDLLKDFAPNVHIHKRYGKEVTVRYYPKAKAVHCSLTRQMSIAQGTSADYKALCEFHYRAHRTPPTRKIFTLKRKDELCGVIVYCYPPPMSFGRKKVWKGDIKQLQKEVSVISRVIIHPKYRSIGLGEKLVRDTLMFAGTPYVEAVAVMAKYNPFFEKAGMQKIAESKPSKPITEALQRLEKLGFDCMLMGSASYNQQKIAQTGTQPIIDILTELSQRDGGIRRRLANTTNPYPRHPEAAQKIAAYTSADLAEALKRLSFANQTKTYLFWRPP; encoded by the coding sequence ATGACACGACGTAGACCAGAACATTTTCATATTGCCCAACTAAAACGTACTTACGACAGAAAAACCGATACTTTCACGGTTAACATCAGCTACGAAACGGCTCCAACACTCTTAACAGAACGCACTAAAGAAGTGGCAGAAGCTTTTGGGCTCGGCGTTGACCAAACCCGCCAATTCACCCTCTATGACAACGTCAACATCCATATTCGCCCAACTGACGTGGTTCTGATTACGGGCGACAGCGGAAGCGGAAAAAGCGCATTGCTGAAAGCAATTAAATCTGATTTAGGCTCAGAGGCGCTAGACATAAAAGACATACCCATTAACAGCAACCAACCTATCATCGAAACAATAGGAACAAACACAACCACAGCCATAGAAGCCCTTAGCCAAGTTGGGCTAAACGATGCCTTCATATTTCTACGCCCATACAACCAACTGAGTGAGGGACAGAAACACCGTTATCAAGCCGCGCTACTTGCCGCCTCAAGCAAGCCATTTTGGATTGTTGACGAATTTACAAGCACCTTAGACCGTGATACCGCGAAGATTTTGGCGTTTAATCTCCAAAAATTAGCTCGTAAGAATGGCAAGGCAGTAATCGCCGCTACTACTCACCGAGATCTTCTAAAGGACTTTGCCCCCAACGTTCACATCCATAAACGGTATGGGAAAGAAGTCACTGTCCGCTACTACCCCAAAGCCAAAGCCGTCCACTGCTCACTCACACGCCAAATGTCCATAGCTCAGGGCACTTCAGCCGACTACAAAGCACTCTGCGAATTCCACTACCGCGCCCACCGCACCCCGCCAACAAGAAAAATCTTTACCCTAAAACGCAAAGACGAACTCTGCGGAGTCATAGTCTATTGTTATCCGCCGCCGATGAGTTTTGGCAGAAAAAAGGTCTGGAAAGGCGACATCAAGCAACTTCAGAAAGAAGTCAGCGTTATCAGCCGCGTAATCATTCACCCGAAGTATCGCAGTATTGGTTTGGGCGAAAAGTTGGTTCGGGACACGCTAATGTTTGCGGGGACGCCTTATGTTGAGGCGGTTGCTGTTATGGCGAAGTACAATCCGTTCTTTGAGAAGGCGGGGATGCAGAAAATCGCTGAAAGCAAACCCAGCAAACCCATAACCGAAGCACTACAACGGCTCGAGAAGTTGGGCTTTGACTGCATGCTCATGGGCTCAGCAAGCTACAACCAACAAAAAATCGCCCAAACAGGCACCCAACCAATCATCGACATCCTAACCGAACTCTCGCAACGTGACGGCGGAATCAGACGCAGACTAGCCAACACCACAAACCCCTATCCACGCCACCCCGAAGCAGCGCAAAAAATCGCCGCCTACACCTCAGCCGACCTAGCAGAAGCCCTAAAACGCCTCAGCTTCGCAAATCAAACAAAAACCTACCTATTTTGGAGACCGCCTTAG